A genomic window from Vitis riparia cultivar Riparia Gloire de Montpellier isolate 1030 chromosome 18, EGFV_Vit.rip_1.0, whole genome shotgun sequence includes:
- the LOC117907209 gene encoding putative pentatricopeptide repeat-containing protein At1g19290, whose amino-acid sequence MHRYFSIFTPPLPSRLHLRRPIHLSRTLLWKLRDESHPAPPELVSRICRLVLLRRCNAISKFNFVFSDDIVDAVLRNLRLNPSASLGFFQFVSKQQNFRPNVKSYCKLVHILSRGRMYDETRAYLNQLVDLCKFKDRGNVIWDELVGVYREFAFSPTVFDMILKVYVEKGLTKNALYVFDNMGKCGRIPSLRSCNSLLNNLVKNGETHTAHYVYQQMIRVGIVPDVFMVSIMVNAFCKDGKVDEAAGFVKKMENLGVEPNIVTYHSLINGYVSLGDVEAAKGVLKFVSEKGVSRNVVTYTLLIKGYCKQCKMDEAEKVLRGMQEEAALVPDERAYGVLIDGYCRTGKIDDAVRLLDEMLRLGLKTNLFICNSLINGYCKRGEIHEAEGVITRMVDWNLKPDSYSYNTLLDGYCREGHTSEAFNLCDKMLQEGIEPTVLTYNTLLKGLCRVGAFDDALQIWHLMMKRGVAPDEVGYSTLLDGLFKMENFEGASTLWKDILARGFTKSRITFNTMISGLCKMGKMVEAEEIFDKMKDLGCSPDGITYRTLIDGYCKASNVGQAFKVKGAMERESISPSIEMYNSLISGLFKSRRLVEVTDLLTEMGIRGLTPNIVTYGALIDGWCKEGMLDKAFSSYFEMTENGLSANIIICSTMVSGLYRLGRIDEANLLMQKMVDHGFFPDHECFLKSDIRYAAIQKVADSLDESCKTFLLPNNIVYNIAIAGLCKTGKVDDARRFFSMLSLKGFVPDNFTYCTLIHGYSAAGNVDEAFCLRDEMLRRGLVPNIVTYNALINGLCKSENLDRAQRLFHKLHQKGLFPNVVTYNTLIDGYCKIGNMDAAFKLKDKMIEEGISPSVVTYSALINGLCKHGDIERSMKLLNQMIKAGVDSKLIEYCTLVQGYIRSGEMQKIHKLYEMMHIRCLSTTAVSHKQVDLRPQTTMK is encoded by the coding sequence ATGCACAGGTACTTCTCCATCTTCACTCCTCCACTTCCCTCACGCCTCCATCTCCGTCGGCCAATCCACCTTTCACGGACCCTTCTCTGGAAGCTCCGGGACGAATCCCATCCAGCCCCACCCGAATTAGTCTCCCGCATCTGCCGTCTCGTGCTTCTCCGCCGTTGCAATGCCatctccaaatttaatttcGTCTTCTCTGACGATATCGTCGACGCTGTTCTCCGGAACCTCAGACTAAACCCTAGTGCTTCTCTAGGGTTTTTCCAATTTGTTTCTAAGCAGCAAAATTTTAGACCCAACGTTAAGTCTTATTGTAAGCTTGTTCATATATTGTCCAGAGGTCGAATGTATGATGAGACCAGAGCGTACTTGAACCAGCTCGTTGATCTTTGTAAGTTCAAGGATCGTGGCAATGTGATTTGGGATGAATTAGTTGGGGTTTATCGAGAATTTGCATTTTCGCCCACTGTTTTTGATATGATTCTGAAGGTGTATGTGGAAAAGGGTTTGACAAAGAATGCATTGTACGTGTTTGATAATATGGGCAAGTGTGGCCGAATACCAAGCTTGCGGTCTTGCAATAGTTTGTTGAACAATTTGGTTAAAAATGGGGAGACCCACACGGCACATTATGTTTATCAGCAAATGATCAGGGTTGGAATAGTTCCGGACGTTTTTATGGTTTCAATAATGGTGAATGCATTTTGCAAGGACGGGAAAGTGGATGAAGCAGCGGgatttgtgaaaaaaatggagaatttgGGTGTTGAACCAAATATAGTGACCTACCATAGTTTGATTAATGGCTATGTTAGTCTGGGGGATGTGGAAGCCGCAAAAGGAGTGCTGAAATTCGTGAGTGAAAAGGGGGTTTCAAGAAATGTGGTTACATATACCCTGTTGATCAAGGGTTATTGCAAACAATGTAAAATGGACGAGGCAGAGAAGGTGCTTAGAGGAATGCAGGAGGAGGCAGCTTTGGTTCCAGATGAGCGTGCTTATGGTGTCTTGATAGATGGTTATTGTCGAACTGGAAAAATAGATGATGCTGTTAGGCTTTTGGATGAGATGTTGAGATTGGGCCTGAAAAcaaacttatttatttgtaattcaTTGATTAATGGATATTGCAAACGTGGTGAAATTCATGAAGCAGAGGGAGTGATAACCCGTATGGTGGATTGGAACTTGAAGCCAGACTCTTATAGCTACAATACTCTACTGGATGGGTACTGCAGAGAAGGCCATACATCTGAAGCTTTCAACCTTTGTGACAAGATGCTTCAGGAAGGGATTGAACCAACCGTCTTAACTTATAATACTCTTCTTAAAGGCTTGTGCCGTGTGGGTGCCTTTGATGATGCTTTGCAAATTTGGCATTTGATGATGAAAAGGGGTGTGGCTCCTGATGAGGTTGGCTATAGTACTCTGCTTGATGGGTTATTCaagatggaaaattttgaaggagCTTCAACATTGTGGAAAGATATTCTAGCAAGAGGATTTACGAAAAGTAGGATTACTTTCAATACAATGATCAGCGGATTATGTAAGATGGGGAAAATGGTTGAAGCGGAGGAAATTTTTGACAAGATGAAGGATCTGGGATGTTCCCCTGATGGAATAACATACAGAACCCTAATTGATGGGTATTGTAAAGCCAGCAATGTTGGACAAGCTTTTAAAGTTAAGGGTGCCATGGAAAGGGAATCAATTTCACCTTCCATTGAGATGTACAATTCTCTTATTAGTGGACTTTTTAAGTCTAGGAGATTAGTTGAAGTGACAGATCTTCTCACTGAGATGGGCATAAGGGGATTGACCCCAAATATTGTTACTTATGGAGCCCTTATTGATGGTTGGTGCAAAGAAGGGATGCTGGATAAAGCTTTTAGTTCATATTTTGAGATGACTGAGAATGGGCTATCTGCCAATATAATTATATGCAGCACAATGGTCAGTGGCCTATATAGGCTTGGTAGGATTGATGAAGCAAATTTGCTGATGCAGAAGATGGTGGATCATGGTTTTTTTCCTGATCATGAATGTTTCCTCAAGTCTGACATTAGATATGCAGCCATTCAGAAAGTTGCAGATTCTCTTGATGAAAGTTGTAAAACTTTTCTTTTACCCAACAATATTGTGTACAATATTGCTATTGCGGGCCTTTGCAAGACTGGGAAGGTTGATGATGCAAGAAGATTTTTCTCTATGTTATCACTGAAAGGATTTGTTCCGGATAATTTTACGTACTGTACCCTGATTCATGGCTATTCTGCGGCTGGTAATGTTGATGAAGCTTTTTGCTTAAGGGACGAGATGCTGAGAAGGGGTCTTGTTCCAAACATAGTTACATACAATGCTCTTATAAATGGCTTGTGCAAATCAGAAAACCTGGATCGAGCACAGAGGCTTTTCCATAAACTTCACCAGAAGGGATTGTTTCCAAATGTTGTTACCTATAATACATTGATCGATGGATATTGCAAGATTGGTAATATGGATGCAGCCTTCAAACTGAAAGATAAAATGATAGAAGAAGGGATTTCTCCTTCTGTTGTTACATACTCTGCCTTGATCAATGGTCTTTGTAAGCATGGAGATATAGAAAGATCTATGAAGCTTTTGAATCAAATGATCAAGGCAGGTGTGGACTCTAAGCTTATAGAATACTGTACTTTGGTTCAAGGTTACATTAGAAGTGGAGAGATGCAAAAGATACACAAACTTTATGAAATGATGCATATCAGATGTCTTTCCACCACTGCTGTTTCTCATAAACAGGTGGATTTAAGACCTCAAACTACAATGAAATGA
- the LOC117906324 gene encoding protein LYK5-like, whose amino-acid sequence MTMYQTLLSLFILISLASCINAQQEYSGNSVLNCDNSDDSGPSSAFLYTCNGLYSSCQAFLIFKSEPPYNSVPTISMLMSSNPGELAGINSVKTLTVFPTGKEVIVPVNCSCLGQYYQANTTFHIQDNQQTYFIIGNNTYQGLSTCDSLMRANRYSEFSLSPGLELHVPLRCACPTEHQAENGTKYLLTYSVSWEDNFPTIGERFNVSAKSIADANGLISEENPTIFPFTTILIPLKTEPLSSQTKTHATQPVLDPPPPTSDSGSSISKRRIYLGAGIAAGCFLLGLSVILSIVFLFYKKRSKKVPPVHGKTKSVLPEDLLVEIASVDPVPKVFEFKKLKKATGNFSSKSRIKGCVFRAELGREIVAVKKMKVDVSEEVNILNKLNHFNLIKLHGVCKNGSCFYLVFEYMENGSLREWLHEESSNHSQSWSKRIQIALDVANGLHYIHNFTKPAYVHKHIKSSNILLTKNLRAKIANFSLARTAVKGAKTHALNMLVVGTRGYMAPEYIEAGSITPKVDVYAFGVVMLELITGKDAVIIQDEEEVLLSEAMISIMERGNAEIELGHFLDPCLLGNNGIESATRIAKLSIACLAKDQARRPSMGEVVSTLLKIQVDLQKSEMQFDKFA is encoded by the coding sequence ATGACCATGTATCAGACTCTCCTAAGTTTGTTCATTCTCATTTCCTTAGCTTCATGCATCAATGCTCAACAAGAATATTCAGGAAATTCAGTACTCAACTGTGACAACAGCGATGACTCCGGTCCTTCTTCGGCTTTCCTTTACACCTGCAATGGCCTATACTCCTCCTGCCAGGCCTTTCTCATCTTCAAGTCTGAACCTCCTTATAATTCAGTTCCAACTATTTCAATGCTCATGTCTTCAAACCCAGGGGAGCTTGCAGGAATCAACAGTGTGAAAACGCTCACTGTCTTCCCCACTGGAAAAGAGGTGATCGTTCCAGTGAATTGCTCTTGCTTAGGTCAGTATTATCAAGCCAACACCACGTTTCATATCCAGGATAACCAGCAAACATACTTTATTATAGGGAACAACACATACCAGGGATTATCTACATGTGATTCTCTTATGCGGGCAAATCGTTATAGTGAATTCAGCTTGTCACCTGGCCTTGAATTGCATGTACCACTTCGATGCGCTTGTCCTACAGAGCATCAAGCAGAAAATGGAACGAAGTATCTACTGACTTACTCGGTTAGCTGGGAGGATAACTTTCCGACCATTGGTGAAAGGTTCAATGTCAGTGCAAAGAGTATAGCGGATGCAAATGGGTTAATCTCAGAAGAAAACCCAACAATTTTTCCTTTCACAACAATTCTGATTCCCCTGAAAACTGAACCCTTGAGCTCACAGACCAAAACTCACGCTACTCAACCAGTACTCGATCCACCTCCGCCCACTTCTGATTCTGGGAGCAGTATATCCAAGAGAAGAATCTACTTGGGTGCTGGAATTGCTGCAGGTTGTTTTTTGCTGGGCCTCAGTGTCATTTTGTCCATTGTCTTCCTATTTTACAAGAAGAGATCAAAGAAGGTTCCTCCAGttcatggaaaaacaaaaagtgtATTGCCAGAAGATCTCCTTGTTGAAATCGCTAGTGTTGATCCAGTCCCGAAAGTGTTTGAattcaagaaattaaagaagGCCACTGGGAATTTCAGTTCCAAGAGTAGGATAAAAGGTTGTGTCTTTCGTGCAGAGCTGGGCAGGGAAATCGTAGcagtgaaaaaaatgaaagtggatGTATCGGAGGAAGTGAACATTCTGAACAAGCTCAACCACTTCAATTTGATAAAGCTGCATGGTGTCTGCAAGAATGGCAGCTGTTTCTACCTTGTATTCGAGTACATGGAAAATGGTTCTTTAAGAGAATGGCTTCACGAAGAAAGCTCCAACCATAGTCAGAGCTGGAGCAAGAGGATCCAGATTGCCCTAGATGTTGCTAATGGCCTTCACTATATTCATAACTTCACCAAGCCTGCCTATGTGCATAAGCACATCAAGAGTAGCAACATTCTATTAACCAAAAATCTGAGAGCCAAGATTGCGAATTTCAGCCTCGCAAGGACAGCAGTGAAGGGAGCAAAGACCCATGCCCTGAATATGCTTGTTGTTGGCACTAGAGGCTATATGGCACCTGAGTACATAGAGGCAGGGTCAATAACTCCCAAGGTTGATGTCTATGCTTTCGGAGTGGTGATGTTGGAGCTGATTACTGGAAAAGATGCCGTTATAATACAGGATGAAGAGGAAGTACTGCTTTCAGAAGCCATGATTTCCATCATGGAGAGAGGAAATGCAGAGATCGAGCTTGGTCACTTTCTTGATCCTTGTCTCCTAGGAAATAATGGGATTGAATCTGCCACGAGGATTGCAAAACTAAGCATAGCCTGCTTGGCAAAAGATCAAGCAAGAAGACCAAGCATGGGTGAGGTAGTGTCAACCCTGTTGAAGATTCAAGTGGACCTACAGAAGTCAGAAATGCAGTTTGACAAGTTTGCTTAG
- the LOC117906326 gene encoding probable calcium-binding protein CML41: protein MATAAVTATASKSSKWFSSKTTKLSLPRVGSKSKSSSSSPCPSPSLVLGPKKSSKEDELRQVFGYFDSDGDGRISGEELRVYFQSIGESMSHEEAQKVIGDFDVDGDSLLEFQDFVRLMEQGSEVDDDLKRAFQMFEVEKGCGCITPKGLQQMFNRLGDSKTYDECVAMIRVFDLDGNGVLDFHEFHRMMA from the coding sequence ATGGCCACTGCTGCTGTCACGGCCACTGCTTCCAAGTCCTCCAAGTGGTTCTCCAGCAAAACTACTAAACTTAGCCTCCCTCGCGTTGGATCCAAATCCAAATCCTCATCCTCGAGCCCATGCCCTTCTCCATCTCTAGTCCTTGGACCAAAGAAGAGCTCAAAAGAAGATGAGCTCCGACAAGTTTTTGGTTACTTCGACAGTGATGGAGATGGGAGGATATCGGGTGAGGAGCTTAGAGTTTACTTCCAGTCTATCGGGGAGTCCATGTCGCATGAGGAGGCGCAAAAAGTGATTGGCGATTTCGATGTCGATGGTGACAGCTTACTAGAATTTCAAGACTTTGTTCGATTGATGGAGCAAGGCAGCGAGGTGGATGATGATCTTAAGAGGGCTTTCCAGATGTTCGAAGTGGAAAAGGGTTGCGGGTGCATCACCCCAAAAGGACTGCAACAGATGTTCAACAGGCTGGGAGATTCCAAAACTTACGATGAGTGTGTGGCCATGATTCGAGTGTTTGATCTTGATGGCAACGGAGTGCTCGACTTCCATGAGTTTCACCGGATGATGGCTTGA